In the Streptomyces sp. 3214.6 genome, ACGGGCGGTTCAACGCGTTCGCGGGGGCGGTGCGGATCGCCGAGCAGGTGGAGCAGTCGGCGATGCACGTGGTGATCGACGCGGCGTCCATCGACACGAACGTCAGGATGCGGGACGACCATCTGCGGTCGGCGGACTTTCTGGACGTCGAGCGGTTTCCGACGCTCGAGTTCTACAGCGAGCGGTTCGTGCACAAGGGCGGCAGCCGGTGGGCCGTCACCGGGGCGCTGTCGCTGCACGGGGTGACGCGGACGGTCACGCTGGACGCGGAGTACCTCGGGCTCGGCAACGGCATGGGCGGCGAGGTGCGGGCGGCCTGCCGGGCGCGGACCGAGCTGCACCGGGACGACTTCACCGTCAGTTGGCAGTCGATGCTGGCGCGGGGCATCGCGGTGGTCGGACCGAGCATTCGCATCGAACTGGACGTGCAGATCGTCCAGAAGGCCTGACCCACAGCCGGCAGCCCGCACACCCACAGCCCGCGGCCTGCGTACCCGCGGCCTGCGTACCCGCGGCCTGCGTACCCGCGGCCTGCGTACCCGCGGCCTGCGTACCCGCGGCCTGCGTACCCGCAGCCGGCAGCCCGCACGC is a window encoding:
- a CDS encoding YceI family protein, whose product is MLGRWLGNRTNRVQRTSPLAAVHTPANAGVLSCRVLDPVNEPVPHAEFAVSDAMGRKVVSGGMDPFGAFMTTVPAGEYRLAVSAEGYTPYRATATVGENALAQLGDVTLQVARPPELPAPGDWEIEATHSSIGFTARHIGLARIHGRFNAFAGAVRIAEQVEQSAMHVVIDAASIDTNVRMRDDHLRSADFLDVERFPTLEFYSERFVHKGGSRWAVTGALSLHGVTRTVTLDAEYLGLGNGMGGEVRAACRARTELHRDDFTVSWQSMLARGIAVVGPSIRIELDVQIVQKA